The Mauremys reevesii isolate NIE-2019 linkage group 1, ASM1616193v1, whole genome shotgun sequence genome has a segment encoding these proteins:
- the LOC120387119 gene encoding CD209 antigen-like protein C isoform X2, with protein sequence MMMLGKLKEHFCGELESGKAEHAQCEYCPLGWVLHHGKCYYFSEKKKTWSDSERFCNSQAGSLAVIDNEEEKTFIMNRMKMEKGYYWLGLSKGKDRWLWVTGAGLPAENGPVAKYQY encoded by the exons ATGATGATGCTGGGCAAATTAAAGGAACATTTTTGTGGGGAGTTAGAGAGCGGGAAAGCAG AACATGCCCAGTGTGAGTACTGCCCACTTGGATGGGTTCTGCACCATGGAAAATGCTACTACTTCTCTGAGAAGAAAAAAACCTGGAGTGATAGCGAGAGGTTCTGCAACtcacaggcaggcagcctggctGTGATTGACAATGAGGAGGAGAAG ACCTTTATTATGAACAGGATGAAGATGGAAAAAGGCTACTACTGGCTTGGACTCAGTAAGGGGAAGGACAGATGGCTGTGGGTGACTGGTGCCGGGTTaccagcagagaa TGGTCCAGTGGCAAAGTATCAGTACTAA
- the LOC120387119 gene encoding killer cell lectin-like receptor subfamily B member 1A isoform X1 — protein sequence MMMLGKLKEHFCGELESGKAEHAQCEYCPLGWVLHHGKCYYFSEKKKTWSDSERFCNSQAGSLAVIDNEEEKTFIMNRMKMEKGYYWLGLSKGKDRWLWVTGAGLPAEKLHVTGSSGSHSCVVCGMDEVLAESCFNPNKWICEKATMEFPTVKRASLD from the exons ATGATGATGCTGGGCAAATTAAAGGAACATTTTTGTGGGGAGTTAGAGAGCGGGAAAGCAG AACATGCCCAGTGTGAGTACTGCCCACTTGGATGGGTTCTGCACCATGGAAAATGCTACTACTTCTCTGAGAAGAAAAAAACCTGGAGTGATAGCGAGAGGTTCTGCAACtcacaggcaggcagcctggctGTGATTGACAATGAGGAGGAGAAG ACCTTTATTATGAACAGGATGAAGATGGAAAAAGGCTACTACTGGCTTGGACTCAGTAAGGGGAAGGACAGATGGCTGTGGGTGACTGGTGCCGGGTTaccagcagagaa GCTTCATGTTACTGGCAGCAGTGGCAGTCATAGCTGTGTTGTTTGTGGCATGGACGAGGTTCTGGCTGAGAGCTGTTTCAACCCCAACAAATGGATCTGTGAGAAAGCCACCATGGAATTTCCAACTGTGAAGAGAGCCTCACTGGACTGA